In the genome of Montipora foliosa isolate CH-2021 chromosome 3, ASM3666993v2, whole genome shotgun sequence, one region contains:
- the LOC137996012 gene encoding uncharacterized protein, with amino-acid sequence MAVGRLSNGCAISLLVLRLLMLFGLLKVNLNHASEVSPYLWRFCKTNDSARPCSTRIIIRRRRDFTKPIGFAAGLLLLCGDIATQPGPGSPPGHKNIPYCSTLKCLYMNSRSIGKKLNELQALSIGNDLVFCVESWLNPNYLNCELLPSSADFTIYRRDRKNRRGGGVFLAVKNRLPSIRRRDLETDAEILACELRPDSRRKILAVVFYRPQDTDLEYLKQLKKTLLLASKAKFDQILVIGDFNLSEIDWQTGTAKAGDCLHNYFTKLVKDNYLWQLVDFPTRGKNILDLFLTTIPTKVQHIHGFDDIICTDHKLISFELDLKVPKRSKTKRVVYNLKRADWSGLKETLRNTPWDACIVPDDADDSLENWYDLFVAAANDHIPKCKARSVNDLPWMDNELRLLLKKKDDARSKFKRKHSSSTEAKFIELRRSAKEMLMRKKKEHAEKLKASISENPRRFWSYIKSSTSDRPSPNFLIDGHKLVTDIRDRANILNKFFSSVFNPTSTASPTLSAPPSSGVGEKLDSIELTASEVREVLLSLDPSKACGPDNIPGSLLKNTAAEIAPSLCKIFNLSLSHGVVPVLWKRANVTPVFK; translated from the coding sequence ATGGCGGTTGGACGCCTTTCAAATGGCTGTGCCATTTCTCTATTAGTTTTGCGCCTCCTGATGTTATTTGGTCTGCTGAAAGTCAACTTGAACCATGCAAGCGAAGTCTCGCCCTATCTCTGGAGATTTTGTAAGACAAATGATTCTGCAAGACCATGTTCGACACGTATTATTATTCGCCGCCGCCGAGACTTTACCAAACCAATTGGTTTCGCGGCCGGTTTACTTCTTCTTTGTGGAGACATTGCGACTCAGCCTGGTCCAGGCAGTCCACCGGGGCACAAGAACATACCCTACTGCTCTACTCTCAAGTGCCTTTACATGAATTCGAGAAGTATTGGCAAAAAGCTGAACGAGCTCCAAGCACTATCGATTGGAAACGACCTAGTGTTTTGTGTAGAATCGTGGCTTAATCCAAACTATCTGAACTGTGAGCTGCTTCCCTCTAGCGCAGACTTTACCATCTATAGACGGGATCGGAAAAATAGAAGAGGAGGTGGAGTGTTTTTAGCCGTAAAAAATCGATTACCGAGCATTCGCCGCCGCGATCTAGAAACGGACGCTGAAATATTGGCTTGTGAACTTCGACCTGATTCCAGGAGAAAAATTCTAGCTGTTGTCTTTTACAGACCACAAGACACGGACTTGGAATATCTCAAGCAGCTCAAGAAAACCTTGTTACTGGCCTCAAAAGCAAAATTCGATCAGATCCTAGTAATAGGGGATTTTAACCTCTCAGAAATCGACTGGCAAACTGGTACGGCAAAAGCCGGGGATTGTCTTCACAATTATTTTACCAAGCTGGTGAAAGACAACTACTTGTGGCAATTAGTCGATTTTCCGACTAGGGGCAAAAACATTCTTGATCTATTCCTCACTACCATTCCCACTAAAGTCCAACACATCCATGGATTTGATGATATAATTTGTACAGATCATAAATTAATTAGTTTCGAGTTAGATCTAAAAGTCCCTAAAAGATCGAAAACAAAACGCGTTGTGTACAACTTAAAGCGTGCTGACTGGTCAGGACTCAAAGAGACACTTCGAAATACCCCGTGGGACGCATGCATTGTTCCCGATGATGCCGACGACTCACTTGAAAATTGGTATGATCTCTTTGTTGCAGCTGCTAATGATCATATTCCCAAATGCAAAGCACGAAGTGTGAACGATCTGCCCTGGATGGACAATGAACTAAGATTATTGTTAAAGAAAAAGGACGACGCAAGAAGCAAATTTAAACGCAAGCATTCGTCATCGACTGAAGCCAAGTTTATTGAACTACGACGCTCCGCAAAGGAAATGCTTATGCGGAAAAAGAAGGAGCATGCAGAAAAACTTAAGGCATCCATCTCAGAAAATCCCAGGCGGTTTTGGTCCTACATCAAGTCATCTACTTCCGATAGACCCTCCCCTAACTTTCTTATAGACGGACATAAACTTGTAACTGACATTCGGGACAGAGCTAACATCCTAAATAAGTTTTTTAGTTCTGTGTTCAATCCGACGAGTACGGCCTCGCCTACACTTAGTGCTCCGCCCTCCAGCGGTGTCGGAGAAAAACTGGACTCTATTGAACTTACAGCCTCTGAAGTGAGGGAGGTTCTGCTTAGTCTTGATCCTAGTAAAGCATGTGGGCCTGACAATATCCCAGGATCCCTCCTGAAAAATACAGCAGCCGAGATAGCGCCTTCCCTGTGTAAAATATTCAACTTATCTCTGTCTCATGGGGTGGTACCCGTGCTGTGGAAACGCGCAAATGTCACTCCCGTTTTCAAATAG
- the LOC137996013 gene encoding homeobox protein dve-1-like: MLSQISRDQYPCRLSSEKIKLFAAWYEHSQLSKEQEEDGSVSPGRKLLITPRGKKIVFNTSVELPLLRKWYEETPKPDLKDLTRYAEILNNLEERKSREQVLARHVNTWFKNERARLRREGLLEDLSRPSMAVPTSS, from the coding sequence ATGCTGTCGCAGATATCTAGAGATCAATACCCTTGCCGTTTATCATCCGAGAAGATTAAGCTTTTTGCCGCGTGGTATGAACACTCCCAgttgagcaaagaacaggaagAAGACGGCTCAGTGTCTCCGGGAAGAAAACTTCTTATTACTCCACGCGGGAAGAAAATTGTCTTCAACACGTCAGTGGAGCTTCCTTTGCTAAGGAAATGGTACGAAGAGACTCCCAAACCTGATCTCAAAGATTTGACGAGATACGCGGAAATCTTGAACAATTTGGAGGAACGAAAAAGTAGAGAACAAGTGCTGGCACGTCATGTCAACACTTGGTTCAAGAACGAGCGAGCTCGATTAAGAAGAGAGGGTCTTCTCGAGGACTTGTCAAGGCCTTCTATGGCAGTACCAACGAGTTCATAA